AGCAGTTTCTGCGCCCCAAGGGGCAGGCTCACCGCCGGATCGTCCCGGCGGCCGGCGAGACCCACGATCTCGAGCAACGCCTCGGCCTTCCTCCTGATCGCACGCTCCTCTTGCCGAACGTTGCGAAGCCACAACGCCTGCTGCCACGGCCTGGCCCGCACGCGCAAATGCGCGCCGACCAGGACATTGTCCAGGACGGTCATCCCCGGAAAGACGCGGGCCGTCTGAAACGTCCGCACCAGCCCGAGGCCCGCGATCGCGTCCGGGGGAAAACCGGCCAGATCGACGCCGAAGCATGACGCCGATCCCGCGTCCGGCCGGTATAGATTCGTCAGCAGGTTGAAGAGGGTCGTCTTCCCCGCACCATTCGGGCCGATGGCGGCCGTGAGCGATCCCTCCGCGATGGAGAAGCTGACGTCCGCGATGGCCAACACTCCCCCAAACGACTTGGACAGCCCGCTCGCCTCGAGCGCGACGGCGTTCACCATGCTAGATCCTGCCGGCGGTCTCGACCGCCGGCCCTCGGGGGATGACACGCCCCAGCCGCTGGAGTGCGCTGAGCGCGCCTCCGAAGATGCCCCCCGGCAGATAGAGCAGGATGAGGACGAGGAGAACGCCCTCCGCCAGGGTCTTGTAGATGGAAAGGGGTTGAAACGCCGCCGGCAGCAGCGTCAGGAGGGCCACTCCGACAAGAGGGCCGATCAGGGTGCCTTCGCCCCCGAGCACGAGCATGGTGATCATCTCCAGAGAGCGAGAGGTGCTCACCATCTCCGGCGAGAGAAAATGGAAATAGAAGGCATAGAGGCTGCCGGCCAGCGAGGCGAGCGCGGCGCTCAGAAGAAAGACGGACACCTTATAGCGGGGCACCTGGATGCCCAGCGCCCGGGCCGCCGTTTGATCGGCGCGGGTCGCCCGCAGAGCCCGGCCGTAGCCCGACCGGGCGAGATTCGCGAGCACAATCACCAGCGCTCCCGCCA
This is a stretch of genomic DNA from bacterium. It encodes these proteins:
- a CDS encoding ABC transporter ATP-binding protein, yielding MVNAVALEASGLSKSFGGVLAIADVSFSIAEGSLTAAIGPNGAGKTTLFNLLTNLYRPDAGSASCFGVDLAGFPPDAIAGLGLVRTFQTARVFPGMTVLDNVLVGAHLRVRARPWQQALWLRNVRQEERAIRRKAEALLEIVGLAGRRDDPAVSLPLGAQKLLDVVRALMASPRLLLLDEPAAGLNDVETAELARLLLAVRAAGVTLMVVEHNMSLVMGIADEVIVLDLGRVIATGSPTVVQANPRVIDAYLGRVAETV